The Micromonospora sp. M71_S20 genome has a window encoding:
- a CDS encoding ABC transporter ATP-binding protein → MSDPGLALAGVSAAYRGSTVLHEVDLTAARGELLVVLGPSGAGKSTVLRVVAGLEPVTAGRIRIAGRDVTAERPGRRNVSMVFQSYALFPHLSVAENIAFGLEVRDTPRAVARDRARAAAETVGCAALLDRRPGQLSGGERQRVALARALVREPDVFLLDEPLSNLDQALRVQMRAELRALHDRLGATMVHVTHDQTEALVLADRIAVLRDGRIEQVGTPDEIWRTPATTFVARFVGSPAMNLLPAGGPLTPGGTAPVDPAGAGELEIGFRPEAVVLDAVDGAAATVDRVEVVGEDAYAYLRLAGGHPVVARVPAARRPGRGAAVRVGVRWAEVHVFHAGSGRRYAP, encoded by the coding sequence GTGAGCGATCCGGGCCTGGCCCTGGCCGGCGTCTCGGCCGCGTACCGGGGGTCGACGGTGCTGCACGAGGTGGACCTGACCGCCGCCCGGGGCGAGCTGCTGGTGGTGCTCGGCCCGTCGGGGGCGGGCAAGTCGACAGTGCTGCGGGTCGTCGCCGGCCTGGAGCCGGTCACCGCCGGCCGGATCCGCATCGCCGGCCGCGACGTCACCGCCGAGCGCCCGGGCCGGCGCAACGTGTCGATGGTCTTCCAGTCGTACGCGCTCTTCCCGCACCTGAGCGTCGCGGAGAACATCGCGTTCGGCCTGGAGGTACGCGACACACCCCGCGCGGTGGCCCGGGATCGGGCCCGCGCGGCGGCCGAGACCGTCGGCTGCGCCGCCCTGCTGGACCGCCGGCCCGGCCAGCTCTCCGGCGGCGAACGGCAGCGGGTGGCGCTGGCCCGGGCTCTGGTGCGCGAGCCGGACGTGTTCCTGCTCGACGAGCCGCTGTCCAACCTCGACCAGGCGCTGCGGGTGCAGATGCGCGCCGAGCTGCGGGCCCTGCACGACCGGCTGGGCGCGACGATGGTGCACGTCACCCACGACCAGACCGAGGCGCTGGTGCTCGCCGACCGGATCGCCGTGCTGCGCGACGGGCGCATCGAGCAGGTCGGCACCCCCGACGAGATCTGGCGCACCCCGGCCACCACCTTCGTCGCCCGCTTCGTCGGCTCCCCGGCGATGAACCTGCTGCCCGCCGGGGGGCCGCTCACGCCCGGCGGCACCGCGCCCGTCGACCCGGCCGGGGCGGGCGAGCTGGAGATCGGATTCCGGCCCGAGGCGGTCGTCCTGGACGCGGTCGACGGCGCGGCGGCCACCGTCGACCGGGTCGAGGTGGTCGGCGAGGACGCGTACGCGTACCTGAGGCTCGCCGGCGGGCACCCCGTCGTCGCCCGGGTGCCCGCCGCCCGCCGGCCCGGAAGGGGCGCGGCGGTACGCGTCGGCGTGCGCTGGGCCGAGGTGCACGTCTTCCACGCCGGCTCCGGGCGCCGGTACGCCCCGTGA